One Georgenia wutianyii DNA segment encodes these proteins:
- a CDS encoding glucose-6-phosphate isomerase encodes MSPVDAVVTWAGDEGAAVVEVSATGDAAKAVHAVVPDLLADRVASRVTAQDTTVWGEELAEHVADRLGWTDLHQTSRGLVDRLATLRAELRAEGLDRVVLAGMGGSSLAAEVIAGTLGVPLTVLDSTAPAAVERALGGDLRHTVLVVSSRSGTTVETDSHRRAFVAALRAEGLDPGPHVVVVTKPGSPLEELARTEGYREVFAADPRVGGRYSALSAYGLVPSALAGVDVGRLLDEAAEVAPFLAEDTEANPALVLAAALVGTRPLRGTVALVDAGSGLYHFGDWAEELLAESLGKDGHGLVPVVVDATAPEATDHAPGTLPVLLNPLLDDDDAATAVEEVADPSVPTRHVAVSGEFETGAPVAPTEVTVAGSLGGMFLLWQYAVSIAGRVVGVNPFDQPDVESTKAATREFLGGMPSLEPPAFTDSGVEVRATRALLDGARTVPDAVTALLERLDPEHGYLAVLAYLDREGRAAEMLRGVRDLLARRTGRPVTFGWGPRYLHSTGQLHKGGPPHGVFLMVTGGPASHLAVPGRDFDFAELVTAQADADARVLTGLGRPVLRLRVDTPDALAWLTGSVSRRTP; translated from the coding sequence GTGAGCCCCGTCGACGCGGTCGTCACCTGGGCCGGCGACGAGGGCGCCGCCGTCGTCGAGGTGAGCGCCACGGGCGACGCGGCAAAGGCCGTCCACGCCGTCGTGCCCGACCTGCTCGCCGACCGCGTCGCCTCCCGGGTCACCGCCCAGGACACGACCGTGTGGGGCGAGGAGCTCGCCGAGCACGTCGCGGACCGGCTGGGCTGGACCGACCTGCACCAGACCTCCCGGGGACTCGTCGATCGGCTGGCCACGCTGCGCGCCGAGCTGCGTGCGGAGGGACTGGACCGGGTCGTCCTCGCCGGGATGGGGGGCTCCTCGCTCGCCGCCGAGGTCATCGCCGGCACGCTCGGCGTCCCGCTCACCGTCCTCGACTCGACGGCGCCCGCCGCCGTCGAACGTGCCCTCGGCGGCGACCTGCGCCACACGGTCCTCGTCGTGTCCTCGCGCTCGGGCACGACCGTGGAGACCGACTCGCACCGTCGCGCGTTCGTCGCGGCCCTGCGGGCCGAGGGGCTGGATCCCGGTCCCCACGTCGTCGTCGTCACCAAGCCGGGCTCCCCGCTCGAGGAGCTCGCCCGCACCGAGGGCTACCGCGAGGTGTTCGCCGCCGACCCGCGGGTCGGCGGGCGATACTCCGCCCTGTCCGCCTACGGGCTCGTGCCCAGCGCCCTGGCCGGCGTCGACGTCGGCCGGCTGCTCGACGAGGCGGCCGAGGTCGCGCCCTTCCTCGCCGAGGACACCGAGGCCAACCCCGCCCTCGTCCTCGCCGCCGCGCTCGTCGGCACCCGCCCGCTGCGCGGGACCGTCGCCCTCGTCGACGCCGGCAGCGGCCTGTACCACTTCGGTGACTGGGCCGAGGAGCTGCTCGCCGAGTCGCTCGGCAAGGACGGCCACGGGCTCGTCCCTGTCGTCGTCGACGCGACCGCGCCCGAGGCCACCGACCACGCCCCCGGCACGCTCCCCGTGCTCCTGAACCCGCTCCTCGACGACGACGACGCCGCGACCGCCGTCGAGGAGGTCGCCGACCCGTCGGTGCCCACCCGGCACGTCGCCGTCAGCGGCGAGTTCGAGACCGGCGCCCCGGTCGCGCCCACCGAGGTCACCGTCGCAGGCTCCCTCGGCGGGATGTTCCTCCTGTGGCAGTACGCCGTGTCGATCGCCGGACGCGTGGTCGGGGTCAACCCCTTCGACCAGCCGGACGTCGAGTCCACCAAGGCGGCCACCCGGGAGTTCCTCGGCGGCATGCCCTCCCTCGAGCCGCCCGCGTTCACCGACTCCGGCGTCGAGGTCCGGGCCACGCGCGCGCTGCTCGACGGCGCCCGGACCGTGCCCGACGCCGTCACCGCCCTGCTCGAGCGGCTCGACCCCGAGCACGGCTACCTCGCCGTCCTCGCCTACCTCGACCGGGAGGGGCGCGCCGCCGAGATGCTGCGCGGCGTGCGCGACCTCCTGGCCCGGCGCACCGGGCGCCCGGTCACCTTCGGCTGGGGCCCGCGTTACCTGCACTCCACGGGCCAGCTGCACAAGGGCGGCCCGCCCCACGGCGTCTTCCTCATGGTCACCGGCGGACCGGCCTCCCACCTGGCCGTCCCGGGCCGTGACTTCGACTTCGCCGAGCTCGTCACCGCCCAGGCCGACGCCGATGCGCGGGTGCTCACCGGCCTCGGACGGCCGGTCCTGCGCCTGCGCGTGGACACCCCGGACGCTCTCGCCTGGCTCACCGGTAGTGTGTCGCGCCGTACCCCCTGA
- the zwf gene encoding glucose-6-phosphate dehydrogenase, which produces MSTAPTPPGNRLRDPRDRRLPRIAGPAGLVIFGVTGDLAKRKLLPAIYDLANRGLLPPSFALTGFARRDWSTEDFAQIVHDAVSEHARTEFSERTWEQLASGFRFVQGEFDDDAAFDELARTVAALDAERGTGGNHAFYLSVPPRSFPLVLNQLKRSGLSQPSADTWRRVVIEKPFGHNLESARELDAVVSEVFPEDSVFRIDHYLGKETVQNILAMRFANQLFEPVWNNHYVDHVQITMAEDIGIGSRAGYYDGIGAARDVIQNHLLQLLALTAMEEPFSFDANSLRREKEKVLSAVRLGDDLATSTARGQYAAGWQGGEHVRGYLEENGIGSDSITETYAAMRLEVDSRRWAGVPFYLRAGKRLGRRVTEIAVVFKRAPHLPFDLGDSGALGQNAIVFRVQPDEGVTIRFGAKVPGTAMEVRDVSMDFGYGNAFTENSPEAYERLILDVLLGDPPLFPHQREVELSWQILDPITEYWESAGQPEAYAPGSWGPAGSDEMLARDGRRWRMP; this is translated from the coding sequence ATGAGCACCGCACCGACCCCGCCCGGCAACCGCCTGCGCGATCCCCGAGACCGCCGTCTACCGCGCATCGCCGGGCCGGCCGGCCTGGTGATCTTCGGTGTGACCGGGGATCTGGCCAAGCGCAAGCTGCTGCCGGCCATCTACGACCTCGCGAACCGCGGGCTGCTCCCGCCGTCCTTCGCCCTCACCGGGTTCGCCCGGCGCGACTGGTCGACCGAGGACTTCGCCCAGATCGTCCACGACGCCGTGAGCGAGCACGCCCGCACGGAGTTCTCCGAGCGCACGTGGGAGCAGCTCGCCTCGGGCTTCCGCTTCGTCCAGGGCGAGTTCGACGACGACGCCGCCTTCGACGAGCTGGCCCGGACGGTCGCCGCGCTCGACGCAGAGCGGGGCACCGGCGGCAACCACGCCTTCTACCTCTCCGTGCCGCCGCGGTCCTTCCCGCTCGTGCTCAACCAGCTCAAGCGCTCCGGGCTGTCCCAGCCGAGCGCCGACACCTGGCGCCGCGTGGTCATCGAGAAGCCCTTCGGCCACAACCTCGAGTCCGCCCGCGAGCTCGACGCCGTCGTCTCCGAGGTCTTCCCGGAGGACTCCGTCTTCCGCATCGACCACTACCTGGGCAAGGAGACGGTCCAGAACATCCTCGCGATGCGGTTCGCCAACCAGCTCTTCGAGCCGGTGTGGAACAACCACTACGTCGACCACGTGCAGATCACGATGGCCGAGGACATCGGCATCGGCAGCCGCGCCGGGTACTACGACGGCATCGGCGCGGCCCGCGACGTCATCCAGAACCACCTCCTGCAGCTCCTCGCGCTCACCGCGATGGAGGAGCCCTTCTCCTTCGACGCCAACTCCCTGCGCCGCGAGAAGGAGAAGGTGCTCTCCGCCGTCCGGCTCGGGGACGACCTCGCGACCTCCACCGCCCGCGGGCAGTACGCCGCGGGGTGGCAGGGCGGGGAGCACGTGCGCGGCTACCTGGAGGAGAACGGCATCGGGTCGGACTCCATCACCGAGACCTACGCGGCCATGCGCCTGGAGGTCGACTCCCGACGCTGGGCGGGCGTCCCGTTCTACCTCCGCGCCGGCAAGCGGCTCGGACGACGCGTCACCGAGATCGCCGTCGTCTTCAAGCGGGCCCCGCACCTGCCCTTCGACCTCGGCGACTCCGGGGCGCTGGGCCAGAACGCGATCGTCTTCCGCGTCCAGCCGGACGAGGGCGTGACCATCCGGTTCGGGGCCAAGGTGCCGGGCACGGCGATGGAGGTGCGCGACGTGTCGATGGACTTCGGCTACGGCAACGCCTTCACCGAGAACTCCCCCGAGGCCTACGAGCGCCTCATCCTCGACGTCCTCCTCGGCGACCCGCCGCTCTTCCCCCACCAGCGCGAGGTCGAGCTCTCCTGGCAGATCCTCGACCCGATCACCGAGTACTGGGAGTCCGCCGGGCAGCCGGAGGCGTACGCGCCCGGCTCATGGGGCCCCGCCGGTTCCGACGAGATGCTGGCCCGCGACGGTCGTCGCTGGCGGATGCCGTAG
- a CDS encoding glucose-6-phosphate dehydrogenase assembly protein OpcA yields MITTMRATTAAAVSARLSAMRRSSGAHTFTRVLTLIIVADDLDGAERGIKAANGASREHPCRIIAVVAGSGDRPATIDAQIRVGGDAGLSEVVILQPSGEPAGAIDTLVMPLLLPDAPIVVWWTGQPPAEPSKDPLGAMAQRRITDVTACTDPLATLRSLAPGYAPGDTDLAWARVTLWRGLLAATLDEPPHEPITGVRVVGAHRRPSVYILAAWLAESLGVPVEIGIEESSAVTRVELDRDRGPITLSRRPGGNVAVLTRPGRIDQRINLPERTLADCLTEELRRLDADETYGRVLTQGLALVQEAEQQ; encoded by the coding sequence ATGATCACCACGATGCGCGCCACCACCGCCGCGGCCGTGAGCGCCCGGCTGTCCGCGATGCGCCGCTCCAGCGGAGCCCACACCTTCACCCGGGTGCTCACCCTCATCATCGTCGCCGACGACCTCGACGGCGCCGAGCGCGGGATCAAGGCAGCCAACGGCGCCTCCCGTGAGCACCCGTGCCGGATCATCGCCGTCGTCGCCGGCTCCGGGGACCGCCCGGCGACCATCGACGCGCAGATCCGGGTCGGCGGGGACGCCGGCCTCAGCGAGGTCGTCATCCTCCAGCCGAGCGGCGAGCCGGCCGGCGCGATCGACACGCTCGTCATGCCGCTGCTCCTGCCCGACGCCCCGATCGTCGTGTGGTGGACCGGCCAGCCGCCCGCCGAGCCGAGCAAGGACCCGCTCGGGGCGATGGCCCAGCGGCGGATCACCGACGTCACCGCCTGCACCGACCCGCTCGCCACGCTGCGCTCCCTCGCCCCCGGCTACGCGCCGGGCGACACGGACCTCGCCTGGGCACGCGTCACGCTGTGGCGCGGCCTGCTCGCCGCGACCCTCGACGAGCCGCCGCACGAGCCGATCACCGGGGTGCGCGTCGTCGGGGCCCACCGCCGCCCCTCGGTGTACATCCTCGCCGCGTGGCTCGCCGAGTCGCTCGGCGTGCCGGTGGAGATCGGCATCGAGGAGTCCAGTGCCGTCACCCGCGTCGAGCTCGACCGCGACCGCGGGCCGATCACACTGAGCCGTCGTCCCGGCGGCAACGTCGCCGTCCTCACCCGTCCCGGGCGCATCGACCAGCGCATCAACCTGCCCGAGCGCACGCTGGCCGACTGCCTCACCGAGGAGCTGCGCCGGCTCGACGCCGACGAGACCTACGGCCGTGTCCTCACCCAGGGCCTGGCCCTCGTCCAGGAGGCGGAGCAGCAGTGA
- the pgl gene encoding 6-phosphogluconolactonase, producing the protein MTATDHTHVVVHPDADLLARATASRFLLALIDAQSVTSPVHVALTGGSILVDTLRAVAADPLRDAVDWTSVHVWWGDERFAPQGHPDRNDGDAHAALFSAVPLPPENIHAVPGPDRVADVAAAARAYSEELERYAPEGARVPELAVVLLGMGPDGHVASLFPGRPSLDVDALGALAETDSPKPPPERVSLTLPTLCSADQVWLVVSGEGKAPAVAAALAGTSLPESQGGTDDGSSVPAGRVHARGRTLWLLDLPATTALPTA; encoded by the coding sequence GTGACGGCCACCGACCACACGCACGTCGTCGTCCACCCGGACGCCGACCTCCTCGCCCGTGCGACCGCGTCACGGTTCCTCCTCGCGCTGATCGACGCGCAGTCGGTGACGAGCCCGGTGCACGTCGCCCTCACGGGCGGCAGCATCCTCGTCGACACGCTGCGTGCGGTCGCCGCCGACCCGCTGCGCGACGCGGTGGACTGGACCTCGGTGCACGTGTGGTGGGGCGACGAACGGTTCGCGCCGCAGGGCCACCCCGACCGCAACGACGGCGACGCCCATGCCGCCCTGTTCTCCGCGGTCCCGCTGCCGCCCGAGAACATCCACGCCGTCCCCGGTCCCGACCGGGTGGCCGACGTCGCCGCGGCCGCACGGGCCTACAGCGAGGAGCTGGAGCGCTACGCCCCGGAGGGGGCGCGGGTGCCCGAGCTCGCCGTCGTCCTCCTCGGGATGGGGCCGGACGGCCACGTCGCCTCCCTGTTCCCGGGCCGCCCGAGCCTCGACGTCGACGCGCTGGGCGCGCTGGCGGAGACGGACTCCCCCAAGCCGCCGCCCGAGCGCGTGAGCCTCACCCTGCCGACACTGTGCTCGGCCGACCAGGTGTGGCTCGTCGTGTCCGGCGAGGGCAAGGCGCCCGCCGTGGCCGCCGCGCTGGCCGGCACGTCGCTCCCGGAGTCCCAGGGAGGCACTGACGACGGCTCGAGCGTCCCCGCCGGCCGCGTCCACGCCCGCGGCCGCACCCTCTGGCTCCTCGACCTCCCGGCGACCACAGCCCTCCCCACCGCCTGA
- a CDS encoding RNA polymerase-binding protein RbpA, which yields MAGGSAIRGSRVGAGPMGETERGEAAPRVRVSYWCANAHETRPSFAKEPEIVIPETWDCPRCGLPAGQDREAPPEAPKNEPYKTHLAYVKERRTDADGEALLEEALTALRARRSGVSTRDR from the coding sequence ATGGCTGGAGGTAGCGCGATCCGCGGCTCGCGGGTCGGGGCAGGGCCCATGGGCGAGACGGAGCGCGGTGAGGCGGCGCCGCGGGTCCGGGTGTCCTACTGGTGCGCGAACGCGCACGAGACGCGTCCGAGCTTCGCCAAGGAGCCGGAGATCGTCATCCCGGAGACCTGGGACTGCCCGCGCTGCGGGCTGCCCGCCGGGCAGGACCGTGAGGCGCCGCCCGAGGCGCCGAAGAACGAGCCCTACAAGACCCACCTGGCCTACGTGAAGGAGCGGCGCACCGACGCCGACGGCGAGGCCCTGCTGGAGGAGGCGCTCACCGCCCTCCGCGCCCGCCGCAGCGGCGTCTCCACCCGCGACCGCTAG
- the secG gene encoding preprotein translocase subunit SecG has product MDALRIALQVVLVLTSIFLILSILMHKGKGGGLSDMFGGGISSSIGSSGVAERNLNRITIGISVIWATVIVLLGLMQRFV; this is encoded by the coding sequence GTGGATGCACTCCGGATCGCCCTGCAGGTGGTGCTGGTTCTCACCAGCATCTTCCTCATCCTGTCCATTCTCATGCACAAGGGGAAGGGCGGTGGCCTGTCGGACATGTTCGGTGGTGGCATCAGCTCCTCGATCGGCTCCTCGGGTGTGGCTGAGCGGAACCTCAACCGCATCACCATCGGCATCTCGGTCATCTGGGCGACGGTCATCGTGCTGCTCGGCCTGATGCAGCGGTTCGTCTGA
- the tpiA gene encoding triose-phosphate isomerase, with the protein MANRTPLMAGNWKMNLDHHEATHLVQKLAWELKDKGHDYDAVEVVVLPPFTDLRSVQTLVDGDKLQIRYGAQDVSAQEKGAYTGEISGTMLAKLGASYVVVGHSERRQYHAEDDALVGAKAKAALGHGITPIICVGEGLDVRKAGDQVSYTLAQVDGAYAGLDADAAKKTVIAYEPVWAIGTGEVATPEDAQEVCGAIRTRLAELYDQDVADTVRVLYGGSVKSGNVASIMAKEDVDGALVGGASLQAEEFAAIARYQQHA; encoded by the coding sequence ATGGCGAACCGCACCCCGCTCATGGCGGGCAACTGGAAGATGAACCTCGACCACCACGAGGCCACGCACCTGGTGCAGAAGCTCGCGTGGGAGCTCAAGGACAAGGGCCACGACTACGACGCCGTCGAGGTCGTCGTCCTGCCCCCGTTCACCGACCTGCGCTCCGTGCAGACCCTCGTGGACGGCGACAAGCTGCAGATCCGCTACGGCGCCCAGGACGTCTCCGCCCAGGAGAAGGGTGCCTACACCGGTGAGATCTCCGGCACGATGCTCGCCAAGCTGGGCGCGAGTTACGTCGTCGTCGGGCACTCCGAGCGCCGGCAGTACCACGCCGAGGACGACGCCCTCGTCGGCGCCAAGGCGAAGGCGGCACTCGGCCACGGCATCACCCCGATCATCTGCGTCGGGGAGGGGCTGGACGTCCGCAAGGCGGGCGACCAGGTCTCCTACACCCTGGCGCAGGTCGACGGCGCGTACGCCGGCCTCGACGCCGACGCCGCGAAGAAGACCGTCATCGCCTACGAGCCCGTCTGGGCGATCGGGACCGGTGAGGTCGCGACCCCGGAGGACGCGCAGGAGGTCTGCGGCGCGATCCGCACCCGTCTCGCCGAGCTGTACGACCAGGACGTCGCCGACACCGTGCGCGTCCTGTACGGCGGCTCTGTGAAGTCCGGGAACGTCGCCTCGATCATGGCCAAGGAGGACGTCGACGGCGCCCTCGTGGGCGGCGCGAGCCTCCAGGCCGAGGAGTTCGCGGCGATCGCGCGCTACCAGCAGCACGCCTGA
- a CDS encoding phosphoglycerate kinase, whose product MKTIDTLGDLRGKRVLVRSDFNVPLDGTTITDDGRIRAALPTLTELLDAGAKVIITAHLGRPKGSPDPKYSLAPVAQRLGELLGKPVTLAADTVGEDAKAKADALGEGEVLLLENIRFDPRETSKDDAERGALADELASLADAFVSDGFGVVHRKQASVYDVAKRLPHAAGKLVFKEIDSLSKATGNPERPYAVVLGGSKVSDKLGVIGNLLTKADELLIGGGMVFTFLAAKGYSVGTSLLEEDQIEAVKGYLRDAEANGVEIVLPVDIVVAPEFKADAPATVVPADAIPADQMGLDIGPESAKLFADKIAQARTIVWNGPMGVFEFDAFANGTKAVAQAMQDAAGFTIVGGGDSAAAVRILGFDESKFDHISTGGGASLEFLEGKELPGVAVLGD is encoded by the coding sequence ATGAAGACCATCGACACCTTGGGCGACCTGCGCGGCAAGCGCGTGCTCGTCCGCTCCGACTTCAACGTCCCCCTCGACGGGACGACCATCACCGACGACGGGCGCATCCGCGCCGCGCTGCCGACGCTGACCGAGCTGCTCGACGCCGGCGCGAAGGTCATCATCACCGCTCACCTCGGCCGCCCCAAGGGCAGCCCTGACCCGAAGTACTCCCTCGCCCCCGTCGCGCAGCGGCTGGGCGAGCTCCTCGGCAAGCCCGTGACCCTGGCCGCCGACACCGTCGGCGAGGACGCCAAGGCCAAGGCCGATGCCCTCGGCGAGGGCGAGGTGCTGCTCCTGGAGAACATCCGGTTCGACCCCCGCGAGACGTCCAAGGACGACGCCGAGCGCGGCGCCCTGGCCGACGAGCTCGCCTCCCTCGCCGACGCCTTCGTCTCCGACGGCTTCGGCGTCGTGCACCGCAAGCAGGCCAGCGTCTACGACGTCGCCAAGCGCCTGCCGCACGCGGCCGGCAAGCTCGTCTTCAAGGAGATCGACTCCCTGAGCAAGGCGACCGGCAACCCCGAGCGTCCCTACGCCGTCGTCCTCGGTGGCTCGAAGGTGTCCGACAAGCTCGGCGTCATCGGCAACCTGCTCACCAAGGCCGACGAGCTCCTCATCGGTGGCGGCATGGTCTTCACCTTCCTCGCGGCCAAGGGCTACTCGGTGGGCACCTCGCTCCTCGAGGAGGACCAGATCGAGGCCGTCAAGGGCTACCTGCGTGACGCGGAGGCCAACGGCGTCGAGATCGTCCTGCCCGTCGACATCGTCGTGGCACCCGAGTTCAAGGCCGACGCCCCCGCGACCGTCGTGCCGGCCGACGCGATCCCGGCCGACCAGATGGGCCTGGACATCGGCCCCGAGTCCGCCAAGCTGTTCGCCGACAAGATCGCCCAGGCGAGGACCATCGTCTGGAACGGCCCGATGGGCGTCTTCGAGTTCGACGCCTTCGCCAACGGCACCAAGGCCGTCGCCCAGGCGATGCAGGACGCGGCCGGCTTCACGATCGTCGGCGGTGGCGACTCCGCCGCTGCCGTGCGCATCCTCGGCTTCGACGAGTCGAAGTTCGACCACATCTCCACGGGTGGCGGCGCCAGCCTCGAGTTCCTCGAGGGCAAGGAGCTCCCGGGCGTCGCGGTTCTGGGAGACTGA
- the gap gene encoding type I glyceraldehyde-3-phosphate dehydrogenase, whose protein sequence is MTIRVGINGFGRIGRSFFRAVLNSGADIEIVGVNDLTDNKTLAHLLKYDSVMGVLAEDVTYDEDSITVGGRKVRALAEKDPAKLPWGEIGADIVIESTGRFVSGEAAKAHLEGGAKKVIISAPGKDVDATFVMGVNHTDYDPEKHNIFSNASCTTNCLAPMAKVLHENFGIVRGLMTTIHAYTADQNLQDGPHRDLRRARAAALNMVPTTTGAAKAVALVLPELKGKLDGYAMRVPTPTGSATDLTFTVEKEGVTVEEINAAMKAAAESPELKGILKYTEDPIVSSDIVGDPHTSIFDAGLTKVIGDQVKVLSWYDNEYGYSASLVGLATYVGERL, encoded by the coding sequence GTGACCATCCGCGTCGGTATCAACGGCTTCGGCCGCATCGGCCGCAGCTTCTTCCGCGCCGTGCTCAACTCGGGTGCGGACATCGAGATCGTCGGTGTCAACGACCTCACCGACAACAAGACCCTCGCTCACCTCCTCAAGTACGACTCCGTGATGGGCGTGCTGGCCGAGGACGTCACCTACGACGAGGACAGCATCACCGTCGGTGGCCGCAAGGTCCGTGCGCTGGCCGAGAAGGACCCGGCCAAGCTGCCGTGGGGTGAGATCGGCGCGGACATCGTCATCGAGTCCACCGGGCGCTTCGTGAGCGGCGAGGCCGCCAAGGCGCACCTCGAGGGTGGGGCCAAGAAGGTCATCATCTCCGCGCCCGGCAAGGACGTGGACGCCACCTTCGTCATGGGTGTCAACCACACCGATTACGACCCGGAGAAGCACAACATCTTCTCCAACGCGTCCTGCACCACCAACTGCCTCGCGCCGATGGCGAAGGTCCTTCACGAGAACTTCGGCATCGTCCGCGGCCTCATGACGACCATCCACGCCTACACGGCCGACCAGAACCTGCAGGACGGCCCGCACCGCGACCTTCGTCGCGCCCGCGCCGCCGCCCTCAACATGGTCCCGACCACCACCGGTGCGGCCAAGGCCGTCGCGCTCGTGCTGCCCGAGCTCAAGGGCAAGCTGGACGGCTACGCCATGCGCGTTCCCACCCCGACCGGCTCGGCCACCGACCTCACCTTCACCGTGGAGAAGGAGGGGGTCACGGTCGAGGAGATCAACGCCGCGATGAAGGCCGCCGCGGAGTCCCCGGAGCTCAAGGGCATCCTCAAGTACACCGAGGACCCGATCGTCTCCAGCGACATCGTGGGCGACCCGCACACCTCGATCTTCGACGCCGGCCTCACCAAGGTGATCGGCGACCAGGTCAAGGTGCTCAGCTGGTACGACAACGAGTACGGCTACTCCGCCTCGCTCGTCGGCCTCGCGACCTACGTGGGCGAGCGCCTCTGA
- the whiA gene encoding DNA-binding protein WhiA — translation MSLTASVKDELARLQVDKVSARKAEVAATLRFAGGLHIISGRIVIEAELDLGVAARRLRQAMAELYGHTSDVVVVSGGGLKRGNRYVVRVVKDGESLARQTGLLDGRGRPVRGLPPAVVSAGVGESVAAWRGAFLARGSLTEPGRSSALEITCPGPEAALALVGAARRLGISAKAREVRGVDRVVIRDGDDISAMLARMGAHDAVLTWEERRTRREVRGTANRLANFDDANLRRSARAAVAAGARVERAFEILGDGVPDHLYQAGQLRLAHKQASLEELGALSDPPLTKDAIAGRIRRLLAMADKRAHELGIVDTEAVLTPDMLDL, via the coding sequence ATGTCGCTGACGGCGTCCGTCAAGGACGAGCTTGCCCGGCTGCAGGTGGACAAGGTGTCGGCACGCAAGGCCGAGGTCGCCGCGACGCTGCGCTTCGCCGGCGGGCTCCACATCATCTCGGGCCGGATCGTCATCGAGGCCGAGCTCGACCTCGGCGTCGCGGCCCGTCGGCTGCGCCAGGCCATGGCCGAGCTGTACGGCCACACGAGCGACGTGGTCGTCGTCTCCGGCGGTGGCCTCAAGCGCGGCAACCGCTACGTCGTCCGCGTCGTCAAGGACGGGGAGTCCCTCGCGCGCCAGACCGGCCTGCTCGACGGCCGCGGCCGCCCCGTGCGCGGCCTGCCGCCCGCCGTCGTCTCCGCCGGGGTGGGGGAGTCCGTCGCCGCCTGGCGCGGCGCGTTCCTCGCCCGCGGCTCGCTCACCGAGCCCGGACGCTCCTCCGCCCTGGAGATCACCTGCCCGGGCCCCGAGGCGGCTCTCGCGCTCGTCGGCGCCGCCCGCCGGCTCGGCATCAGCGCCAAGGCCCGCGAGGTCCGCGGGGTCGATCGCGTCGTCATCCGCGACGGCGACGACATCAGCGCCATGCTCGCCCGGATGGGCGCCCACGACGCCGTCCTCACCTGGGAGGAGCGGCGTACCCGCCGCGAGGTTCGTGGGACGGCCAACCGGCTGGCGAACTTCGACGACGCGAACCTGCGCCGCTCCGCCCGCGCGGCCGTCGCCGCCGGGGCCCGCGTCGAGCGCGCGTTCGAGATCCTCGGCGACGGTGTCCCCGACCACCTCTACCAGGCCGGGCAGCTGCGCCTGGCGCACAAGCAGGCCAGCCTCGAGGAGCTCGGTGCGCTGTCCGACCCGCCGCTGACGAAGGACGCGATCGCCGGGCGCATCCGGCGGCTGCTCGCCATGGCCGACAAGCGCGCCCACGAGCTCGGGATCGTCGACACCGAGGCCGTTCTCACCCCGGACATGCTCGACCTCTGA
- a CDS encoding gluconeogenesis factor YvcK family protein, which produces MALGGGHGLAATLGALRHVSSDITAVVTVADDGGSSGRLRVELGKLPPGDLRMALAALCDESEWGLTWRDVLQHRFRSGGPLDGHAVGNLLIIALWELLGDEADGLAWVGRLLGVRGRVLPMASVPLDIEAQVHLAGSDHLHTVRGQSRVAVTSGGIESVRLIPDDPPAHPEAVRAVRDAEWVVLGPGSWYTSVIPHLLVPELARALEETDARRALTLNLSAQPGETEGMSAADHLRTFLEHAPDMRLDVVIADPAAVGDDLDELLEAARTLGAQVLLRQVAAGDGTPRHDPLRLAAAYRDAFDDVLGDVGETTAEQG; this is translated from the coding sequence GTGGCGCTGGGTGGCGGCCACGGCCTGGCGGCGACGCTCGGCGCCCTGCGGCACGTGTCGAGCGACATCACCGCCGTCGTCACGGTCGCCGACGACGGGGGCTCCTCCGGGCGGCTGCGGGTCGAGCTCGGCAAGCTGCCGCCGGGTGACCTGCGCATGGCTCTGGCCGCCCTGTGCGACGAGTCGGAGTGGGGTCTCACCTGGCGCGACGTCCTGCAGCACCGCTTCCGTTCCGGTGGCCCGCTCGACGGCCACGCGGTGGGCAACCTGCTCATCATCGCCCTGTGGGAGCTGCTCGGTGACGAGGCCGACGGCCTCGCCTGGGTCGGACGGCTGCTCGGCGTGCGCGGGCGTGTCCTGCCGATGGCCTCCGTGCCGCTCGACATCGAGGCGCAGGTGCACCTCGCCGGCTCGGACCACCTGCACACCGTGCGCGGCCAGTCCCGCGTGGCGGTGACGAGCGGGGGCATCGAGTCCGTCCGCCTCATCCCCGACGACCCGCCGGCGCACCCCGAGGCGGTGCGCGCCGTGCGCGACGCCGAGTGGGTCGTCCTCGGGCCGGGCTCCTGGTACACCTCGGTCATCCCGCACCTCCTCGTGCCCGAGCTCGCCCGCGCCCTGGAGGAGACGGACGCGCGCCGGGCGCTCACCCTCAACCTCTCCGCCCAGCCGGGGGAGACCGAGGGCATGTCCGCGGCCGACCACCTGCGCACGTTCCTCGAGCACGCGCCCGACATGCGGCTCGACGTCGTCATCGCCGACCCGGCCGCCGTCGGGGACGACCTCGACGAGCTGCTGGAAGCCGCCCGCACCCTCGGCGCGCAGGTGCTGCTACGCCAGGTCGCCGCCGGGGACGGGACCCCGCGACACGACCCGCTGCGGCTCGCCGCGGCGTACCGTGATGCCTTCGACGACGTACTCGGTGATGTGGGGGAGACCACCGCCGAGCAGGGCTGA